A window from Hymenobacter volaticus encodes these proteins:
- a CDS encoding zinc dependent phospholipase C family protein gives MLNWLLRSLVLVVLFLPFSASGYSVLTHQANIDSSWTRCLLPLLQRRYPGATEEQLTEAKAYAYGGSILQDMGYYPMGSKLFTNLTHYVRSGDFVHNLLSEAHSRNEYAFALGALAHYTADIIGHPEGTNKAMPSVYPELQQKFGDNITYEEAPIQHTQLEFAFDVVQLATGRYRTAEYQRSIGFQVSKPVLERAFYKTYGLELGEIVFNVDLAVGSFRFAVRQLIPIASRAAWQAQKKEIRRLSPRARRREYVFNQSRKEYRRLYGTDYDEPGTGARILSYFVRVLPKIGPLRPFAFKLPTPEAQTLFKASFQNVMGHYCQLVEAEPQDTMSVAQRNLPNTDFDTGRPTKVGEYDLTDEAYGEWLRQLSGNKFAGLTAPVQQNILAFFGPTPKAPVDKDEKEEKTRAKTMEALKQLRTLKVAP, from the coding sequence ATGCTTAATTGGTTGCTTCGGAGTCTGGTGTTGGTGGTGCTGTTCCTTCCTTTTTCCGCTTCAGGCTATTCGGTGCTCACTCACCAAGCCAATATTGATTCGTCGTGGACGCGTTGCTTGCTGCCACTGCTGCAGCGACGATATCCGGGTGCTACCGAAGAACAACTCACTGAGGCAAAAGCGTACGCCTACGGAGGGTCCATTTTGCAGGATATGGGGTACTATCCCATGGGTTCTAAGTTGTTTACCAACCTGACTCATTATGTGCGCAGCGGTGATTTTGTGCATAATCTGCTTAGCGAAGCACATAGCCGCAACGAATATGCTTTTGCCTTAGGAGCCCTGGCGCATTACACTGCCGATATTATTGGCCACCCAGAGGGTACTAATAAAGCTATGCCGTCGGTGTATCCTGAACTCCAGCAAAAATTTGGCGATAATATCACGTACGAAGAGGCGCCTATTCAACACACGCAGCTGGAGTTTGCATTTGATGTGGTGCAGCTAGCAACGGGCCGCTACCGCACTGCCGAATATCAGCGCTCCATTGGGTTTCAAGTATCGAAACCCGTGCTGGAACGTGCCTTCTACAAAACCTATGGCTTGGAGCTTGGGGAGATAGTTTTCAATGTAGACTTAGCTGTCGGTTCGTTTCGGTTTGCAGTTCGCCAGCTAATCCCCATTGCAAGTCGGGCTGCCTGGCAGGCACAGAAAAAGGAAATCCGGCGTCTTAGCCCCCGAGCACGGCGGCGCGAATACGTTTTCAATCAAAGCAGGAAAGAGTATCGTAGGCTATACGGAACGGATTACGACGAGCCTGGCACCGGGGCGCGTATTCTGTCCTACTTTGTGCGGGTGCTGCCTAAGATTGGGCCACTACGGCCGTTTGCTTTCAAGCTGCCCACTCCCGAAGCGCAAACCTTATTTAAGGCAAGTTTTCAGAATGTGATGGGGCATTATTGCCAATTGGTGGAAGCAGAACCGCAAGACACCATGAGTGTTGCGCAGCGGAATTTGCCTAATACAGACTTTGATACAGGGCGCCCCACCAAAGTAGGAGAATACGATCTGACTGACGAAGCCTACGGCGAGTGGTTGCGCCAATTGTCCGGCAACAAATTTGCAGGTCTCACGGCCCCAGTTCAGCAGAATATCCTGGCCTTTTTTGGACCTACTCCTAAGGCGCCGGTTGACAAAGATGAAAAAGAAGAGAAAACCAGAGCCAAGACAATGGAAGCCCTAAAGCAGCTGCGGACTCTTAAAGTCGCGCCGTGA
- a CDS encoding TolC family protein: MLLFPFAALAQQPTQPARPAQEPRSKPKPQTEKPETVAAAAPLTLAEAIRIGLENNYDIRVSRQDERIAENNVTRGNAGQLPVANGNFTRTFNVNNTRQVREQSEPVVINGGKANALNANVTGTWTIFDGLGMFIAYDRLKALDQSQRQLTRATIEETVTNITDAYYAVVREFGKIGSIEEALKIGQARIDLTQARVDVGASAKVEVLTARVDYNADRSILIQQQELLQRAKVNLNALLGRAPRIDFSPADSIVVARDLTREGVNQALLQANPRLQQAKLNTQVATYDRRLVRASRFPQLGLTGGYGVTRNINNAFLINTANGSVLGSNTNRVFGPNYGVVASVPIFDGFNRSRLEQNARIAEEQSNLLLNQTQLQLEAEAEQAFAQYQNRLQLLELEETNILLARENVAIALERYRLGLLTPIVLREAQRTQLDAEVRLLDIRYQAKQAEIVLRRLSSGLVQTQ, translated from the coding sequence ATGCTGCTCTTTCCTTTTGCGGCCCTCGCCCAGCAGCCAACCCAACCAGCTCGGCCAGCACAAGAGCCTCGGTCGAAACCGAAACCACAAACCGAAAAGCCAGAAACCGTAGCTGCCGCCGCGCCGCTTACTTTAGCCGAAGCTATTAGGATTGGCTTGGAGAACAACTACGACATTCGGGTGTCGCGGCAGGACGAGCGAATTGCGGAAAACAACGTGACGCGCGGCAACGCCGGTCAGCTGCCGGTAGCAAACGGCAATTTTACCCGCACCTTCAATGTCAATAACACCCGGCAGGTAAGAGAGCAATCGGAGCCGGTAGTTATTAACGGTGGCAAGGCCAATGCCCTCAATGCCAACGTAACTGGCACCTGGACCATCTTCGATGGGTTGGGAATGTTTATTGCCTACGACCGACTTAAAGCACTCGACCAAAGCCAACGGCAGCTTACCCGGGCTACCATCGAAGAAACCGTTACCAACATCACCGACGCGTACTATGCAGTGGTGCGGGAGTTTGGTAAAATCGGCTCTATTGAAGAAGCACTTAAGATCGGACAAGCCCGCATCGACCTCACCCAAGCGCGCGTGGATGTAGGCGCTAGTGCAAAAGTAGAAGTTCTTACAGCACGCGTAGACTACAATGCCGACCGCTCCATCCTGATCCAACAACAGGAATTGCTTCAGCGCGCAAAAGTAAACCTCAACGCCCTGCTTGGCCGAGCCCCGCGCATCGACTTCAGCCCCGCCGATTCTATTGTGGTTGCTCGTGACCTGACGCGTGAGGGAGTAAACCAAGCACTGCTCCAGGCTAACCCCCGCTTGCAACAAGCCAAGCTCAACACTCAAGTTGCCACGTACGACCGTCGACTGGTGCGGGCAAGCCGCTTTCCGCAACTAGGCTTAACCGGCGGCTACGGGGTTACTCGTAACATCAACAATGCATTCCTCATCAATACTGCCAACGGTAGCGTGTTGGGGTCCAACACCAACCGTGTCTTTGGTCCCAATTACGGTGTGGTAGCATCAGTTCCCATTTTCGACGGCTTCAATCGTAGCCGTTTAGAGCAGAATGCCCGCATTGCTGAAGAGCAGAGCAACTTGCTGCTCAACCAAACCCAGCTGCAATTAGAAGCTGAAGCCGAGCAAGCCTTTGCTCAGTATCAAAATCGCTTGCAACTACTAGAGCTAGAAGAAACCAACATCCTGCTGGCCCGCGAAAACGTGGCTATTGCCTTGGAACGTTACCGGCTGGGGCTGCTTACGCCCATTGTTTTACGCGAAGCGCAACGCACCCAACTCGATGCAGAAGTGCGCTTGCTTGATATTCGGTATCAGGCTAAGCAAGCCGAGATTGTGCTGCGCCGCCTAAGCAGTGGTTTGGTACAAACCCAATAA
- a CDS encoding efflux RND transporter permease subunit: MSLSSTSINRPVLAIVMSLVIVIFGVIGFRYLSIREYPSVDPPIISVSASYTGASADVMQGQVTEPLEEALNGIAGIKNLTSNSRDGRTQITVEFDLDADLETAANDVRDKVSGAQGRLPRDIDPPVVSKANADSQPIVMTYLSSNKRNLLELTDYANNTLKERLQTIPGVSEVRVFGERRYSMRLWLDPVKLSALGVSPVDVQAALTRENVELPSGAVQGQATQLTLRTMGRLTTVEDFNNLIIRKDASSLVRLTDVGYAELYPENDQTIFKVNGVPMVGIAVIPQPGSNQIDIADEWNKRIDLYGKDLPKDLVLKSGFDNSVFIRQSIGEVEHTIVEAFVLVVVIIFLFLRDWRSTLIPVVAIPVSLVGIFFVMYLLNFSINVLTLLAIVLAIGLVVDDAIVVLENIYSRIEDGEDPKTAAIKGSEEILLAVVSTTVVLAAVFLPVVFLSGITGRLFREFGIVVAGSVLISAFVSLTLTPMMCSVLLKRQEKHNWFYRKTEPFFERLISGYQDSLQTFLRNRWLAWLVVVGTGVGTWYFMQTIPSELAPVEDRSRINLNATGPEGASFEFMDSYMDQLSKMAVDSTDDGSLSSVYAVTSPGFGGGSNSGRARLLLLDADKRPFTQDQIATKLSAGVKRLTAARTSVSQDQSIGNGGGGLPVQFVVQTQDFEKLRAAVPKFLEAARQDPTFQFADVDLKFNKPELRVTIDREKAQSLGVSVQSISQTLQSGLSGQRYGYFIKDSKQYQIIGQVAREDRNQPLDVRLLSVKSADGQLVQLDNVIRLTESSTPPQLYRFNRYNSATFSASLAPGKSLGDGIAAMQAIADKQLDETFTTELAGASRDFQESSSSLIFAFGLALVLIYLVLAAQFESFRDPVVIMVTVPLALSGALLSLWYFNQTLNLFSQIGIIMLIGLVTKNGILIVEFANQQVEQGKDYMTGLIEGATARFRPILMTSLCAILGILPIAIATGAGALSRRAMGIGVVGGLFFATGLTLYVVPVMYSYFATAKKHSAKVKTKKVAA; this comes from the coding sequence ATGAGTTTATCATCAACCAGCATCAACCGCCCGGTCCTCGCCATCGTGATGAGCCTCGTCATCGTGATATTTGGCGTTATCGGGTTTCGGTATCTCAGTATTCGGGAGTACCCGAGCGTTGACCCGCCTATTATCTCAGTATCGGCTAGCTACACTGGCGCCTCGGCCGACGTTATGCAGGGTCAAGTAACGGAACCGTTAGAAGAGGCTCTGAACGGTATTGCTGGTATCAAGAACCTGACGTCCAATTCGCGTGACGGTCGGACGCAGATTACGGTGGAGTTCGACTTGGACGCCGACTTGGAAACTGCTGCCAACGACGTGCGCGACAAGGTATCGGGGGCTCAAGGTCGCTTGCCGCGCGACATCGATCCGCCTGTTGTGAGCAAGGCCAACGCCGACTCGCAGCCCATTGTGATGACCTACCTCAGCAGCAACAAGCGCAACCTGCTGGAGCTAACCGACTATGCCAATAACACGCTCAAAGAACGTCTCCAAACTATTCCGGGTGTATCAGAAGTACGGGTATTTGGCGAGCGGAGATATTCAATGCGGCTTTGGCTGGATCCCGTCAAGCTGTCGGCGCTAGGGGTGAGTCCCGTAGATGTGCAGGCTGCTCTCACCCGCGAAAATGTGGAGCTGCCGAGCGGTGCCGTACAAGGCCAAGCCACGCAGCTCACGCTACGGACCATGGGCCGCTTGACCACGGTTGAGGATTTCAACAACCTTATTATCCGCAAAGATGCGTCCTCGCTAGTACGCTTGACGGACGTTGGGTACGCGGAGTTATACCCCGAAAATGACCAAACGATTTTTAAGGTGAATGGGGTACCCATGGTGGGCATTGCCGTCATTCCGCAGCCTGGTTCCAACCAGATTGATATTGCCGACGAGTGGAACAAGCGTATTGACCTATACGGCAAGGATTTGCCAAAGGACTTGGTACTGAAGTCTGGCTTCGACAACTCTGTGTTTATCCGGCAGTCTATTGGGGAGGTAGAACATACCATCGTCGAGGCGTTCGTGCTGGTAGTGGTCATCATCTTCCTGTTTTTGCGCGACTGGCGTTCCACGCTGATTCCGGTAGTGGCCATTCCGGTGTCGTTGGTGGGTATCTTCTTTGTGATGTACCTGCTCAACTTCTCCATCAATGTGCTCACGCTCCTCGCCATCGTGTTGGCCATTGGCCTTGTAGTGGACGATGCCATCGTGGTGTTGGAGAACATCTATTCGCGCATTGAGGACGGCGAAGACCCCAAAACGGCGGCCATCAAGGGTTCTGAAGAGATTCTGCTGGCTGTAGTGAGTACCACGGTGGTACTGGCTGCTGTATTCCTTCCCGTGGTATTCTTGTCAGGTATCACGGGCCGTTTGTTCCGCGAGTTTGGTATTGTGGTGGCCGGCTCGGTACTGATTTCGGCTTTCGTGTCGCTTACCCTCACGCCCATGATGTGCTCGGTGCTGCTTAAGCGCCAAGAAAAGCACAACTGGTTTTATCGCAAAACGGAGCCTTTTTTCGAGCGGCTGATTAGTGGCTATCAGGACAGTCTGCAAACCTTCTTGCGCAACCGGTGGCTAGCGTGGTTGGTGGTAGTAGGTACCGGTGTAGGCACTTGGTATTTCATGCAGACAATTCCATCGGAGCTAGCCCCCGTGGAAGACCGAAGCCGTATAAACCTGAACGCTACGGGCCCCGAAGGCGCCTCATTTGAATTCATGGACTCCTACATGGATCAGCTCAGCAAGATGGCCGTGGACTCGACGGACGATGGTAGCTTGAGCAGCGTATATGCCGTGACGTCGCCAGGCTTTGGCGGTGGTTCCAACTCGGGCCGGGCCCGCCTGTTGTTGCTCGATGCCGATAAGCGTCCTTTCACACAGGACCAGATTGCCACTAAGCTTTCGGCGGGTGTGAAGCGCCTAACGGCCGCTCGTACTTCAGTATCGCAAGACCAAAGTATTGGTAACGGCGGCGGCGGGTTGCCCGTGCAATTCGTTGTACAGACTCAGGACTTCGAGAAGCTGCGCGCCGCTGTACCTAAGTTTCTGGAGGCCGCCCGCCAAGATCCTACCTTCCAGTTTGCCGACGTGGACTTGAAGTTCAACAAGCCTGAGTTGCGCGTTACCATCGACCGAGAAAAGGCGCAGAGCCTCGGGGTTTCGGTGCAGAGCATCAGCCAGACGCTGCAATCGGGACTGAGCGGCCAGCGCTACGGCTATTTCATCAAAGACAGCAAGCAGTACCAGATTATCGGGCAGGTGGCACGCGAAGACCGCAACCAACCACTCGACGTGCGGCTCCTTTCGGTGAAAAGCGCGGATGGCCAGCTCGTGCAGCTCGACAACGTTATTCGCTTGACCGAAAGCAGCACGCCACCACAGCTCTACCGCTTCAACCGCTACAACTCGGCTACTTTTTCGGCTTCGTTGGCCCCTGGCAAGTCGCTTGGCGATGGTATAGCCGCCATGCAAGCCATTGCCGACAAGCAACTCGATGAAACCTTTACTACGGAATTGGCTGGTGCCTCCCGCGACTTTCAAGAAAGCTCATCGTCGCTCATTTTCGCTTTTGGTTTGGCGTTGGTGCTGATTTATCTAGTGCTAGCGGCACAGTTCGAAAGCTTCCGAGACCCGGTGGTGATCATGGTGACGGTGCCACTGGCATTGTCGGGTGCGTTGCTAAGCTTGTGGTATTTCAACCAAACCCTAAACCTGTTTTCGCAGATTGGCATCATCATGCTGATTGGGCTGGTGACCAAAAACGGTATTCTTATCGTGGAATTTGCCAACCAGCAAGTTGAGCAGGGCAAAGACTACATGACCGGGTTGATTGAAGGAGCTACCGCGCGCTTCCGTCCTATCTTGATGACTAGCCTTTGCGCTATTCTCGGTATTCTACCTATTGCAATTGCCACGGGTGCAGGTGCACTTAGCCGCCGGGCCATGGGTATTGGTGTAGTGGGCGGTTTGTTTTTTGCTACTGGACTAACGCTGTACGTAGTGCCGGTGATGTACTCGTACTTCGCTACGGCCAAGAAGCACAGCGCTAAAGTGAAGACCAAGAAAGTAGCAGCGTAA
- a CDS encoding efflux RND transporter periplasmic adaptor subunit produces the protein MQTKEQEEIEVMQEPAGKSHRVLWIVLALALLAGLVFVKIKYFPSTTGKGAGGGKGGPGAAGPGGGGGRGGAQRLAVQVYVVQPTNLSDEVAATGSVLADESVVIKSELSGKITSLHIREGQPVRKGQLLFSINADEAQAAIRKQEYNIKLFRDQERRQRTLLDKEYISAQEYEQANNQLLTAQSDLQALRATLDKAYVKAPFDGVLGLTTATVGTYVSPGAEITTLSRVRPVKIDFAVPGRFANNVRVGDLVSVTDESTNKQYEAKVYALDPQIDPVSRTQPVRARYANTKNELRPGAFVRVNLKLGESTDALQVPTESVIPEASGYSVYTVQDGKMVPKKVKIGIRSDKVIQITDGLSVGDSVIRTGILQVKPGDAVRATK, from the coding sequence ATGCAAACCAAGGAACAAGAAGAAATAGAGGTAATGCAGGAGCCCGCCGGAAAAAGCCACCGGGTGTTGTGGATAGTTCTGGCGCTAGCGTTACTGGCGGGGCTGGTTTTTGTGAAAATAAAGTACTTCCCTTCCACCACTGGCAAAGGAGCCGGCGGTGGTAAAGGCGGCCCCGGCGCGGCCGGTCCGGGCGGTGGCGGGGGCCGAGGTGGTGCTCAACGCTTGGCGGTGCAAGTGTACGTAGTGCAACCCACCAACCTTTCCGACGAAGTTGCTGCTACCGGTTCGGTATTGGCCGACGAATCAGTAGTTATCAAAAGTGAGCTTTCTGGCAAGATTACCAGTCTTCATATCAGAGAAGGCCAGCCAGTACGCAAAGGCCAGCTGCTGTTTAGCATCAATGCCGACGAAGCTCAAGCCGCTATTCGCAAGCAGGAATACAACATCAAGCTGTTTCGGGACCAGGAGCGGCGTCAGCGCACGCTACTCGACAAAGAATACATCAGTGCTCAGGAATACGAGCAAGCGAACAATCAGCTGCTTACTGCGCAGTCGGATTTACAAGCGCTACGCGCAACACTCGATAAAGCATATGTGAAGGCTCCTTTTGATGGAGTGCTTGGATTGACTACCGCTACGGTAGGCACTTACGTGAGCCCCGGTGCCGAAATAACAACCTTATCACGCGTACGGCCTGTTAAAATTGACTTTGCCGTGCCGGGTCGTTTTGCCAACAACGTACGAGTAGGCGACTTGGTAAGCGTAACCGACGAAAGCACCAACAAGCAGTACGAAGCCAAAGTCTATGCCCTCGACCCGCAGATTGACCCTGTAAGCCGCACCCAACCCGTGCGTGCCCGCTATGCCAACACCAAAAACGAGTTGCGGCCTGGCGCCTTTGTGCGCGTCAATTTGAAACTCGGCGAATCGACGGACGCCTTGCAGGTACCTACTGAATCGGTGATTCCGGAAGCTAGCGGCTATAGCGTATATACTGTACAGGACGGTAAGATGGTGCCGAAGAAAGTGAAGATTGGCATCCGTTCCGATAAAGTTATTCAAATCACCGACGGCTTGTCCGTGGGTGATAGTGTCATCCGCACTGGTATTCTCCAGGTGAAGCCAGGTGACGCGGTACGTGCAACCAAATAA